From Phycodurus eques isolate BA_2022a chromosome 13, UOR_Pequ_1.1, whole genome shotgun sequence, a single genomic window includes:
- the LOC133411578 gene encoding cytochrome P450 7A1 produces MIISVALIWAVLVGFCCILWLAVGTRRRQPREPAVENGFIPYLGCALQFGTNPLQFLHSRQKKYGHIFTCKIAGQYIHFLCDPFSYHSVIRQGRHLDWRKFHFATSVKAFGHDSFDPRHGHTTENLHQTFLKTLQGEALPALIESMMEHLQNVMLKSNTLSPTKNHWEVDGIFAFCYKVMFESGYLTLFGKELGEDKCQARQAAQKALVLNTLENFKEFDKIFPALVAGLPIHVFKSAYSARENLAKTMHAENLSKRENVSDLISMRMILNDSLSTFNDVSKARTHVALLWASQANTLPATFWSLFYMIRSPDAMKAAREEVQRVLEASGQTVNPSDPTLNLKRDQLDNMPVLDSIIKEAMRLSSASMNVRVAKEDFLLHLDNQEAYRIRKDDVLALYPPMLHYDPEIYEDPYEYKFDRFLDENGHEKTSFYRNGRRLRYFYMPFGSGVTKCPGRFFAIYEIKQFLTLVLSYFEMELLDPAIKVPPLDQSRAGLGILQPTYDIDFRYKLKSNF; encoded by the exons ATGATTATAAGCGTCGCTCTAATATGGGCAGTGCTGGTCGGGTTCTGCTGCATCCTTTGGCTGGCTGTGGGGACACGACGCAG GCAGCCTCGGGAGCCTGCAGTTGAAAATGGCTTTATACCCTATCTTGGTTGTGCTCTGCAATTTGGGACCAACCCTCTCCAGTTCCTGCATAGCCGTCAGAAGAAGTATGGCCACATTTTCACCTGCAAGATTGCCGGCCAGTACATTCACTTCCTGTGTGACCCCTTCTCTTACCACTCAGTCATTAGACAAGGTAGACACCTGGACTGGAGGAAATTCCACTTTGCAACATCAGTAAAG GCATTTGGCCATGACAGCTTCGACCCTCGCCATGGCCACACCACAGAAAATCTCCACCAGACTTTTCTGAAGACACTGCAAGGCGAGGCATTGCCCGCCCTGATTGAGAGCATGATGGAGCATCTCCAGAATGTAATGTTGAAGTCCAACACACTCAGTCCAACCAAGAATCACTGGGAAGTGGACGgcatttttgctttttgctaCAAG GTGATGTTTGAGTCGGGCTATCTGACATTGTTTGGTAAAGAGCTTGGTGAGGATAAGTGCCAGGCCCGGCAGGCAGCTCAGAAAGCCTTGGTGCTAAATACGTTGGAGAATTTCAAGGAGTTTGATAAGATCTTCCCAGCTTTAGTGGCTGGCCTGCCTATCCATGTCTTTAAGAGTGCCTACAGTGCCAGAGAG AATCTAGCAAAAACAATGCATGCTGAAAATTTGTCTAAGAGGGAGAACGTTTCGGATCTGATCTCTATGAGGATGATCCTGAACGATTCTTTATCCACCTTCAATGACGTCAGCAAGGCCAGAACTCATGTTGCACTGCTTTGGGCTTCACAGGCGAATACACTGCCTGCAACCTTTTGGAGTCTTTTTTACATGATAAG AAGTCCAGATGCAATGAAAGCAGCTCGTGAGGAGGTGCAAAGAGTCCTGGAGGCTTCAGGCCAGACTGTTAACCCAAGTGACCCCACGTTGAACCTGAAAAGGGACCAATTGGACAATATGCCTGTTTTGG ACAGTATTATAAAGGAAGCCATGCGTCTATCCAGTGCGTCTATGAATGTGCGTGTTGCCAAAGAAGACTTTTTACTTCACCTTGACAACCAGGAGGCTTATCGTATAAGGAAAGACGACGTCCTAGCCCTCTACCCCCCCATGCTGCACTACGATCCAGAGATCTATGAAGACCCCTAT GAATATAAATTTGACCGGTTTCTGGATGAAAATGGTCACGAGAAAACCAGTTTCTATCGTAACGGCAGGAGATTACGCTACTTCTACATGCCCTTTGGCTCTGGGGTCACCAAATGCCCTGGCAGATTTTTTGCCATATATGAAATTAAGCAGTTCTTGACTTTGGTTTTGTCTTACTTTGAAATGGAGCTTCTGGACCCTGCCATCAAAGTCCCGCCTCTTGACCAGTCACGTGCTGGCTTAGGAATCCTTCAACCGACATATGATATTGATTTTAGATACAAATTGAAATCTaacttttaa